The Chanos chanos chromosome 6, fChaCha1.1, whole genome shotgun sequence genome includes a region encoding these proteins:
- the LOC115814570 gene encoding bactericidal permeability-increasing protein-like: MVCLWCVLVLLTLLPASQSTAGVKVRLTQKALEYGRQIGITVLQQKLKTITVPDFSGSTRVRPIGKVRFSFTRMRIVSLGLPKSAVGLVPGTSVKFSIRNAFIKMQGNWRVKYLFIRDSGSFDLSVNDLTITTSIAILRDATGRPAVNSAGCSATVGSAKVKFRGGASWLYNLFRSSAGKAIRKALEKKICPLVAKTIPDMNPRLKTLNVLAKVDKYAEIEYSMVASPVISKESIDLSLKGEFYNIGQHREPPFSPTPFSLPLQNSNMLYIGLSAFTVNSAAFVYHTAGALSLYITDDMIPSNIPIRLNTRTFGTFIPQIAKMYPGLMMKLHMKTAKVPIITFQPNNVTVQASSTVTAYAIQPSATLSPLFVLNLDASVSARIYVTGLKVAGSLTLNSFEMTLGKSYVGLFQVKPLDTIFATVLRWAVLPIVNVNLRKGYPLPAVGKMNLINPKLQVLQDYALIGTDLKFTG; this comes from the exons ATGGTGTGTCTATGGTGCGTGCTGGTCCTACTGACACTGCTCCCTGCCTCACAGAGCACCGCAGGGGTCAAAGTCAGACTAACACAAAAAGCACTGGAGTATG gTCGACAGATTGGGATTACTGTTTTGCAACAAAAACTCAAAACCATTACGGTGCCTGACTTTTCTGGGTCTACGCGTGTGCGTCCCATTGGAAAAGTCCGATTCAGTTTTACGAG GATGCGAATAGTGAGTCTTGGGTTGCCCAAGTCTGCCGTGGGTCTGGTGCCTGGCACTTCTGTCAAGTTTTCCATTAGAAATGCCTTCATCAAGATGCAGGGCAACTGGAGAGTCAAATACTTGTTCAT AAGGGACAGTGGCTCTTTTGACCTGAGTGTGAACGACTTGACCATCACCACTAGCATTGCCATTCTGAGAGATGCGACTGGACGCCCGGCTGTCAACAGTGCCGGCTGTTCAGCAACTGTGGGCAGTGCTAAAGTCAAGTTCCGCGGTGGGGCCAG CTGGTTATACAACCTCTTCCGTTCCTCTGCTGGTAAGGCTATACGCAAAGCCTTGGAGAAAAAG ATCTGCCCCTTGGTGGCTAAAACGATTCCAGATATGAACCCCCGTCTGAAAACATTAAATG TTCTGGCTAAAGTGGACAAGTATGCTGAAATTGAGTACTCAATGGTGGCATCTCCTGTTATCTCAAAAGAATCCATTGATCTAAGTTTAAAG gGGGAGTTTTATAATATTGGTCAGCATCGAGAGCCTCCATTCTCCCCGACACCTTTTTCACTGCCCCTTCAGAACAGCAATATGCTCTACATTGGTTTGTCTGCTTTCACTGTCAACTCAGCGGCCTTTGTGTATCACACTGCTGGAGCCCTTAGCTTGTACATCACAGATGACATG ATTCCATCCAACATTCCCATTCGACTGAACACCAGAACATTCGGAACATTTATTCCACAG ATTGCCAAAATGTACCCTGGTTTGATGATGAAGCTgcacatgaaaacagcaaaggTGCCCATCATCACCTTTCAGCCCAACAATGTGACAGTGCAGGCCAGCAGTACAGTCACAGCCTATGCCATTCAGCCCAGTGCtacactctctcctctgtttgtacTCAACCTG GATGCCAGTGTCAGTGCTCGCATTTATGTGACCGGTCTGAAAGTGGCTGGATCTTTGACTCTAAACAG CTTTGAAATGACCTTAGGAAAAAGCTATGTGGGACTATTCCAG GTGAAACCGCTTGATACAATTTTTGCGACGGTCCTGAGATGGGCTGTTTTACCCATTGTTAATG TTAACCTTAGGAAAGGTTATCCTCTGCCTGCTGTTGGAAAAATGAATCTGATCAACCCTAAGCTCCAGGTGCTGCAG GACTACGCACTGATCGGGACGGACTTAAAATTCACTGGATGA